In a single window of the Candidatus Thermoplasmatota archaeon genome:
- a CDS encoding aminopeptidase: protein MAKKKKLEDRLMAKKESAWKGMSRTMRKKVFDYAEGYKSFLGKAKTERKAVNEIVSLAEENGFVEMDSAKDVRPGTRLYCVNRNKSAALFVVGKRPIAEGINIVASHIDSPRLDLKQNPLYEDADSEVALFKTHYYGGVRKYQWVNCPLALHGKVILGSGKEVEMTIGEKEDDPIFIIPDLLPHLAYNVQNKRKLPDGIRGEELNILVGHIPIEDKKVKEKIKLSVLNHLNKEYGMTEEDFVSAEFEAVPAGQPRDLGFDRGMLVAYGQDDRACAYSSLTAMVDLKTPARTCLAFFFDKEEIGSEGASGVQSRFFDIVLSELMEKMEPGYRDMDLRKMIARSKSLSADVEVAIHPTFKEVHEATNAARLGRGIAITKYTGAFGKARASDANAEYVGQIRNLFNQKRIPWQAAELGRVDEGGGGTVALFLARHNLDVLDCGPPLLAMHSPMEVSSKADIYNSYRAYLAFFRSDLGPTA, encoded by the coding sequence CTGGCAAAGAAGAAGAAGCTCGAAGATAGGCTGATGGCGAAGAAGGAATCCGCCTGGAAGGGCATGAGCAGAACGATGAGGAAGAAGGTCTTCGATTACGCTGAGGGTTACAAGTCCTTCTTGGGCAAGGCGAAGACGGAGAGGAAAGCGGTCAATGAGATCGTCTCCCTGGCGGAGGAGAACGGGTTCGTCGAGATGGACTCCGCGAAGGACGTGAGACCGGGGACCCGCCTGTACTGCGTGAACAGGAACAAGAGCGCGGCGCTCTTCGTCGTGGGGAAGAGGCCCATAGCCGAGGGAATCAACATAGTGGCATCGCACATCGACTCCCCGAGGCTCGACCTCAAGCAGAACCCCCTCTACGAGGATGCGGACTCGGAGGTCGCGCTCTTCAAGACGCACTACTACGGTGGCGTGAGGAAGTATCAGTGGGTCAACTGCCCGCTGGCGCTGCACGGAAAGGTCATCCTGGGAAGCGGCAAGGAAGTCGAGATGACGATCGGAGAGAAGGAGGACGACCCGATCTTCATAATACCCGACCTGCTGCCCCATCTCGCGTATAACGTGCAGAACAAGAGGAAGCTGCCCGATGGCATCAGGGGAGAGGAGCTGAACATCCTGGTCGGACACATCCCGATAGAGGACAAGAAGGTCAAGGAGAAGATCAAGCTCAGCGTCCTCAACCATCTGAACAAGGAGTACGGCATGACGGAGGAGGACTTCGTCAGCGCGGAGTTCGAGGCGGTTCCCGCGGGCCAGCCAAGGGACCTCGGGTTCGACAGGGGAATGCTCGTCGCGTACGGGCAGGACGACAGGGCGTGTGCGTACAGTTCCCTGACAGCGATGGTCGACCTGAAGACTCCCGCTAGGACCTGCCTCGCGTTCTTCTTCGACAAGGAGGAGATAGGGAGCGAGGGCGCCAGCGGCGTCCAGTCGAGGTTCTTCGATATCGTCCTCTCCGAGCTGATGGAGAAGATGGAGCCCGGCTACAGGGACATGGACCTGCGGAAGATGATCGCAAGGTCGAAATCCCTCTCCGCAGACGTGGAGGTGGCCATTCACCCGACGTTCAAGGAGGTCCATGAGGCGACGAACGCAGCGCGCCTCGGAAGGGGGATCGCGATTACCAAGTACACGGGCGCGTTCGGAAAGGCACGCGCGAGCGACGCCAATGCCGAGTACGTGGGGCAGATAAGGAACCTGTTCAACCAGAAGAGGATACCGTGGCAGGCTGCCGAGTTGGGCAGGGTCGACGAGGGCGGCGGTGGAACGGTGGCGCTGTTCCTCGCCAGGCACAACCTCGACGTCCTCGACTGCGGCCCGCCGCTCCTGGCGATGCACTCGCCGATGGAGGTCTCGAGCAAGGCGGACATCTATAACTCGTACAGGGCGTATCTCGCGTTCTTCCGGAGCGACCTCGGCCCGACCGCGTGA
- a CDS encoding DUF835 domain-containing protein, which translates to MLFRMRNAWKDDQIALDGGIGILQYVTVFAALTMSVIIVIALLRQKTMKGFHKSLLLLSILFLVCAISAHLFIYTSIAQSDSGNLLTVGKKVQATFDLLMGITAGAFAVVIANPDVKGARDLFWNLRKEFPSAYIFYLVVMVAAIISTAIAPVDVLHEAGGTFTFVFPLWFIGMLLLATVATLIFIPYKLSSYLVKTRVPRSVALNTYLIAIGIVSYTLSELLFEVLLPSQAVDLRGIGFLFGILMLGLVAYAVRGPGYLQELLVPITEADLGTERRFELHDGLSYLVVDDSPSLSFDAFKDLVTHGYQGLCITRLPPQRVRAEYGLEKTPVLWLSRVSTGKDTIRPWPLEGISIAVEHFVAEGEKTVVLLDGLEYIISHNDFQSSLTLLHDLNERMAMEESILIVPLDPNALDEKEFALIKRDFVELGHPTLRDAVAEAPSENENLVNGTVREKAKT; encoded by the coding sequence ATGCTTTTTAGGATGCGAAATGCGTGGAAAGACGACCAGATAGCACTAGATGGAGGTATTGGAATACTCCAGTATGTCACTGTCTTCGCGGCCCTGACGATGTCGGTTATCATAGTCATCGCTCTGCTCAGGCAGAAGACGATGAAGGGATTTCACAAGTCCCTTCTCTTGCTCTCGATTCTCTTCCTCGTGTGCGCCATCTCCGCTCATCTCTTCATCTACACGTCGATCGCCCAGTCGGATTCCGGCAACCTCCTGACCGTGGGCAAGAAGGTCCAGGCGACCTTCGACCTGCTCATGGGCATAACGGCCGGGGCGTTCGCCGTGGTCATCGCCAACCCCGACGTGAAGGGTGCGAGGGACCTTTTCTGGAATCTCCGTAAGGAGTTCCCGAGCGCGTACATATTCTACCTCGTCGTAATGGTCGCGGCCATCATCTCGACGGCAATCGCGCCCGTAGACGTCCTGCACGAGGCCGGGGGCACGTTCACCTTCGTGTTCCCTCTCTGGTTCATAGGCATGTTGCTCCTCGCTACTGTGGCGACGCTGATCTTCATCCCATACAAGCTCTCAAGCTATCTGGTCAAGACGAGAGTGCCTCGGTCCGTGGCACTCAACACGTACCTCATCGCCATTGGCATCGTCTCCTACACGCTGTCGGAACTCCTGTTCGAAGTTCTTCTGCCCAGCCAGGCCGTCGACCTCAGGGGCATCGGGTTCCTGTTCGGCATCCTGATGCTCGGTCTCGTCGCCTACGCTGTCAGGGGGCCAGGCTATCTGCAGGAGCTCCTCGTACCGATCACGGAGGCGGACCTGGGCACCGAGCGGAGGTTCGAACTCCACGACGGGCTGAGCTACCTTGTCGTCGACGATTCCCCGAGCCTGAGCTTCGACGCCTTCAAGGACCTGGTCACTCACGGGTACCAGGGCCTCTGCATCACCCGACTCCCGCCCCAGAGGGTGAGGGCGGAATACGGCCTGGAGAAGACACCCGTTCTCTGGCTCAGTAGGGTTTCCACGGGGAAGGACACGATAAGGCCCTGGCCGCTGGAAGGGATATCGATCGCGGTCGAGCACTTCGTCGCCGAGGGCGAGAAGACCGTCGTGCTCCTCGATGGCCTGGAGTACATAATCTCCCACAACGACTTCCAATCGTCTCTGACGCTCCTTCACGACCTCAACGAGAGGATGGCCATGGAGGAATCCATCCTGATAGTGCCCTTGGACCCGAATGCTCTGGACGAGAAGGAGTTCGCCCTCATCAAGAGGGACTTTGTCGAGCTGGGGCATCCAACGCTGAGGGACGCGGTGGCGGAGGCCCCCTCCGAGAACGAGAACCTCGTCAATGGGACGGTGAGGGAGAAGGCCAAGACTTGA